Proteins from a genomic interval of Symmachiella macrocystis:
- a CDS encoding RNA polymerase sigma factor produces the protein MPDWDALVREHGPAVLRIAVRILGGLPDAEDVTQDVFCEAWQIQASQQVANWPGLLRRLAVLRSLDKLRRRRSHAPLTEDHLVDTAEAPHDRMLARELADRLRGCLCQLPEQQAAVFSLFYFEHLNREEIATTLGTTVGAVSTAHSKARRNLKTALTETLQEPNCDQR, from the coding sequence ATGCCCGATTGGGATGCCCTGGTGCGCGAGCACGGACCAGCCGTTTTGCGAATTGCCGTTCGCATTCTTGGCGGCCTTCCCGATGCTGAAGACGTGACCCAGGATGTGTTCTGCGAAGCATGGCAAATTCAAGCCTCTCAACAAGTGGCTAACTGGCCGGGGTTGTTGCGGCGGCTGGCTGTGTTGCGTTCGCTCGACAAACTTCGGCGACGACGTTCGCATGCGCCGCTGACGGAAGACCATCTTGTGGACACCGCTGAAGCGCCCCACGATCGCATGCTAGCGCGCGAGTTGGCCGATCGATTGCGAGGCTGCTTGTGCCAACTTCCCGAACAGCAGGCGGCCGTGTTTTCGCTGTTCTATTTTGAACATCTCAATCGCGAAGAGATTGCCACTACGCTGGGAACCACGGTCGGCGCGGTTTCGACTGCTCACTCCAAGGCTCGCCGGAATCTGAAGACGGCGCTCACCGAAACTCTCCAGGAGCCCAATTGTGACCAACGCTAA
- a CDS encoding glucosamine-6-phosphate isomerase has product MDLLSTIDGSLLEGFFPAGWDLAKIDACVDDNPASITDRQGFWHPEFSPVPCANVGDFDAMLGHEIAHTIRLSRDAGEQLALILPVGPMGMYRWAVYFLQQWGVACDHVHGFNMDEWSDADGNTLPSDNSGAFQYAMEQAFYGPLGDLTVPQTQRNFATKENLPTFGEKIGNLKSAGAKLGVIFGIGRVCHIAFWEPQFAAEYDTEAEWKAQTHRIGAKLHPLTIEQNAITSFKSRTTLVPAFANTIGPGLFLQADKIIGGADGILGRGMMWQGLSLWMTLRHGPSTWIPSSYMPTLPGKLFYLEELAGPLVAECN; this is encoded by the coding sequence ATGGACTTGTTGAGTACGATTGACGGCTCGTTGTTGGAAGGTTTTTTTCCTGCCGGTTGGGATCTGGCTAAAATCGATGCCTGTGTCGATGACAACCCGGCATCGATCACGGATCGCCAAGGTTTTTGGCATCCCGAGTTTTCGCCGGTCCCTTGCGCGAACGTCGGTGACTTCGATGCGATGCTGGGGCATGAAATCGCCCACACCATTCGGCTCAGTCGCGACGCCGGTGAGCAACTGGCGCTGATTCTTCCTGTCGGTCCCATGGGCATGTATCGCTGGGCGGTCTATTTCCTCCAGCAATGGGGTGTCGCCTGTGATCATGTACACGGTTTCAATATGGACGAGTGGAGTGATGCCGACGGCAACACGCTGCCCTCGGACAATAGCGGCGCGTTTCAATATGCAATGGAGCAAGCGTTCTACGGACCGCTCGGGGACTTGACCGTTCCACAGACACAGCGCAATTTTGCGACCAAAGAAAACCTGCCGACCTTCGGCGAGAAAATCGGCAACCTCAAATCAGCGGGGGCGAAACTGGGTGTCATCTTTGGAATCGGCCGCGTCTGTCACATCGCGTTTTGGGAACCGCAATTTGCCGCTGAGTATGATACCGAAGCAGAGTGGAAAGCGCAGACGCACCGCATCGGCGCAAAACTGCATCCGCTGACCATCGAGCAAAACGCGATCACCAGTTTCAAAAGCCGCACCACCCTGGTGCCCGCCTTCGCCAACACAATCGGCCCAGGGTTATTCCTGCAAGCCGACAAAATCATCGGCGGCGCCGACGGCATCCTGGGTCGCGGCATGATGTGGCAAGGCCTCAGCCTATGGATGACACTCCGCCACGGCCCCAGCACCTGGATCCCCTCCAGCTACATGCCGACACTACCGGGCAAACTGTTTTACCTAGAGGAACTCGCCGGTCCGTTGGTGGCGGAGTGTAATTAG
- a CDS encoding MMPL family transporter yields the protein MSHSSFEPGRHTSAKLPLRSITEWAIRHPVWALLIAIAFGAGGVAYSGMSLGFKTKRADLIDPSAEYHRRWLNYTDSFGDQSDMVVVVEGENPDDIKQVIDDLGWHLEQDTEHFSQVLYRTDAKAPALRAKGLQFLNTDELHQIDRWLDELSRVLKGQWGLFNISSIFLGLRHQVERADPGTSNEPSPAMEPLFYQAQLFANSLDRFAAKKSVFVSPWQSMSAIGADLPESDRQELHLMNAAGTMGFLKVRAVVEENDFAGASASIQRLREVLETLRGSYPDAKIGLTGIPVLEFDEMQQSQQAMLWASGISFGGVAIFLIIGFRGVRHPLMALAMLLVAMAWSLGAATGIIGHLNILSVSFFAILIGLGIDFAIHYLARYLELRHAGEELQSALVDTATSVGPGIVTAGITTALAFYCAAFTDFLGVAELGIIAGTGILLCVVAAFIMLPALVTLGDQHTEPRQLPIPFQGRALKRLISRHPVLVVAVTLAMTGYVGVYGLNVKYDYNLLNLQAENLESVEVQSRVFEQSDGSLLFAVSVADSPEQALELKEKFLKLDGVKRVVELASQLPKTASEDTSLLVQAINVRLANLPPRNSSIAQLAGKTYEVEPDKVGLRVEELWEQLQKFPTPLSQAATNSLDKFLNRFDELTAEEQVKLIAAYEDRMTADLLSQLYEIRDASDVQPVTIDDFPETVRSRMVSDKGKWLLQIYPAYEIWDHEPLERFVQEVREVDPNVTGTPLQNYEAAQQIATSYERVAIYALITVFIVLLIDFHSIKDGLLALLPPLAGGALMMGVLGLLGVDLNPANLIVLPLVIGIGVDDGVHVVHDFRQQTANYRMSASTTNAIVLTSLTSMIGFGSMMVASHRGLYSLGLVLVVGVGACLFVSLVMLPALLTLFSRETPKSHPWRFTDEGRAMPRDRGARSREQEEALPQPDSPIDFTTTDNPNLLS from the coding sequence ATGTCCCATTCCTCCTTTGAGCCGGGCCGGCATACGTCAGCCAAATTGCCGTTGCGCTCAATCACAGAGTGGGCGATCCGGCACCCGGTCTGGGCACTATTGATAGCGATTGCATTCGGCGCCGGCGGTGTGGCCTATTCCGGCATGAGTCTGGGATTCAAGACGAAACGGGCTGACTTGATCGACCCGTCGGCCGAATATCATCGCCGCTGGCTGAACTATACCGACAGCTTCGGCGACCAATCGGACATGGTCGTCGTCGTCGAAGGCGAAAATCCGGACGACATCAAACAAGTCATCGATGACCTGGGTTGGCATCTCGAACAAGACACGGAACACTTTTCGCAAGTGCTGTATCGCACCGATGCCAAAGCCCCCGCGCTGCGCGCCAAGGGACTGCAATTTTTGAACACCGACGAGTTGCACCAGATCGACCGCTGGCTGGATGAATTGAGCCGTGTACTCAAAGGGCAGTGGGGTCTGTTCAACATCTCGTCGATCTTTCTCGGCTTACGCCACCAAGTTGAACGTGCCGATCCGGGAACGAGCAATGAACCGTCCCCCGCGATGGAGCCGCTTTTTTATCAGGCTCAACTATTCGCCAATAGCTTAGACCGTTTCGCCGCCAAGAAGAGTGTTTTTGTTTCGCCCTGGCAGAGTATGTCGGCCATCGGTGCGGATCTCCCCGAGTCCGACCGGCAAGAACTTCATTTGATGAATGCCGCCGGAACGATGGGCTTTCTCAAAGTCCGGGCTGTGGTCGAGGAAAACGACTTCGCCGGCGCTTCGGCATCGATTCAACGATTACGAGAGGTGCTCGAAACGTTACGGGGCAGTTATCCCGATGCGAAAATCGGTTTGACCGGCATCCCTGTTCTTGAGTTCGACGAGATGCAGCAATCACAACAGGCGATGTTGTGGGCGTCGGGAATTTCATTTGGCGGCGTAGCCATCTTTTTGATCATCGGTTTTCGCGGCGTGCGGCATCCGCTGATGGCGCTGGCCATGTTGTTGGTGGCGATGGCATGGTCGCTGGGGGCCGCGACGGGAATCATCGGGCATTTGAACATTCTGTCGGTTTCGTTTTTTGCAATTCTGATCGGGCTGGGGATCGATTTTGCGATCCATTATTTGGCGCGATATCTGGAATTGCGACATGCGGGCGAAGAATTACAGTCGGCTCTTGTGGATACGGCGACCAGCGTGGGGCCGGGGATCGTGACTGCGGGCATTACAACGGCGCTGGCATTTTATTGCGCCGCGTTTACTGACTTTTTAGGCGTTGCCGAGTTGGGCATCATTGCCGGCACCGGCATTTTGCTGTGTGTGGTTGCCGCTTTCATTATGCTGCCCGCCCTAGTGACGCTGGGTGATCAACATACCGAACCGCGACAATTGCCCATTCCTTTTCAAGGCCGCGCGCTCAAACGGCTCATATCGCGGCATCCGGTGCTTGTGGTTGCCGTTACGTTAGCCATGACCGGTTATGTCGGTGTCTACGGGCTGAATGTCAAATACGACTACAATTTGTTGAACCTGCAAGCGGAAAACCTGGAGTCGGTCGAAGTCCAATCACGGGTCTTCGAACAATCGGATGGCTCGTTGCTGTTCGCCGTCTCGGTCGCCGACTCGCCGGAACAGGCGTTGGAGCTCAAAGAAAAATTCTTGAAACTCGACGGCGTCAAACGCGTCGTCGAATTGGCCTCGCAATTACCAAAGACCGCTTCCGAAGATACGTCGCTACTCGTGCAAGCGATCAACGTCCGCTTGGCAAACTTACCGCCCCGCAACTCATCGATCGCGCAGCTTGCCGGAAAAACGTATGAAGTCGAGCCTGACAAAGTGGGGCTTCGCGTTGAGGAATTGTGGGAACAATTACAGAAATTCCCCACCCCGCTCTCTCAGGCTGCCACAAATTCTTTGGATAAGTTTCTCAACCGCTTCGACGAACTCACCGCCGAAGAACAGGTCAAACTGATCGCCGCCTACGAAGATCGCATGACGGCCGATTTGCTCAGCCAGCTCTACGAAATCCGTGACGCCTCCGACGTCCAGCCGGTGACCATCGACGATTTCCCCGAAACCGTCCGGTCACGGATGGTCAGCGACAAAGGCAAATGGTTATTGCAGATCTATCCCGCGTATGAAATCTGGGATCACGAACCGCTGGAAAGATTTGTGCAGGAAGTACGTGAAGTCGATCCCAACGTCACTGGGACGCCACTCCAAAACTATGAAGCAGCACAGCAAATTGCGACCAGTTACGAACGAGTCGCGATCTATGCTTTGATCACCGTTTTTATTGTTCTGTTGATCGATTTCCATAGCATCAAGGATGGACTGTTGGCGCTGTTGCCTCCATTGGCCGGCGGCGCTCTGATGATGGGAGTCCTGGGACTTTTGGGAGTGGATCTCAATCCGGCGAATCTGATCGTCTTGCCGTTGGTGATCGGCATCGGTGTCGACGATGGCGTGCACGTTGTGCACGACTTCCGCCAGCAAACGGCAAATTACCGAATGTCGGCCAGCACAACCAATGCCATCGTGTTGACGTCGCTGACCTCAATGATCGGTTTCGGCAGTATGATGGTCGCCTCACATCGTGGGCTGTATAGCTTGGGACTCGTGCTTGTGGTCGGCGTGGGGGCTTGTCTATTCGTTTCGTTGGTGATGCTGCCGGCTTTGTTAACATTGTTTTCGCGAGAGACCCCCAAGTCCCACCCCTGGCGGTTCACCGACGAGGGCCGCGCCATGCCCCGCGATCGCGGAGCCCGGTCACGGGAGCAGGAAGAGGCACTGCCTCAACCCGATTCACCGATTGATTTTACGACGACGGATAACCCCAATCTGTTATCTTAA
- a CDS encoding Gfo/Idh/MocA family protein, translated as MTDMQPIDFVNPPINRRQFLNSSAKNAAGMAVGMVGLASAGAVAKAAPNERINVAGIGIRGQGKFVTSSMASLPDVNLATVCDIDENLLPRAAKSIQDAQGKAPQFETDFRKVLDDKSIDAVVIATPDHWHALIAIMACQAGKDVYVEKPVSHNVLEGVRMVEAARKHNRVVQSGIHQRSGSHFQSAVDYVRSGKLGKVRLAKAWTIHTRKPIGHKADAPTPAGVNYDMWLGPAASRPFNPNRFHYNWHWFWDYGTGEMGNWGVHMLDIARWGMGVDLPNHVSASGGKFYFDDDQQTPDTHLVHYRYDDAMITWEHRLWTNHGQEGRSAAAGFYGDNGTLIVDRGGWKVYDQKDAPTSDTSDQARTHHENFIHCIKTRETPTSDIEIGHITSAMCHLGNVAYRIGRDIQFDPATMSCGNDSEANALLGREYRKEWDLPVV; from the coding sequence ATGACTGATATGCAGCCGATCGATTTTGTGAATCCTCCGATCAATCGTCGCCAATTTCTCAATTCCAGCGCCAAGAACGCCGCTGGCATGGCGGTGGGGATGGTGGGATTGGCGAGCGCCGGAGCGGTTGCTAAAGCGGCGCCCAATGAGCGGATCAATGTTGCCGGCATTGGAATTCGCGGACAGGGCAAGTTTGTGACCTCCAGCATGGCGTCGCTACCCGACGTCAATCTCGCCACGGTTTGTGATATCGATGAAAATCTGCTGCCCCGCGCTGCGAAATCAATTCAGGATGCGCAGGGCAAAGCTCCGCAATTCGAAACCGATTTCCGCAAAGTGCTCGACGACAAATCGATCGATGCGGTCGTGATTGCCACACCCGATCATTGGCATGCATTGATTGCCATCATGGCTTGCCAAGCCGGCAAAGATGTTTATGTCGAAAAACCGGTCTCGCACAACGTGCTGGAAGGGGTCCGCATGGTCGAGGCAGCTCGCAAGCACAATCGCGTCGTGCAGTCGGGTATCCACCAACGGTCCGGTTCGCATTTTCAGTCGGCGGTCGATTACGTCCGTAGCGGAAAACTGGGCAAGGTTCGACTCGCCAAAGCTTGGACAATTCACACGCGAAAACCGATTGGCCACAAAGCGGACGCGCCGACGCCCGCCGGTGTGAACTATGACATGTGGCTGGGTCCGGCAGCATCGCGTCCGTTCAATCCCAATCGCTTCCACTACAACTGGCATTGGTTCTGGGATTACGGCACCGGAGAGATGGGCAACTGGGGCGTGCACATGCTCGACATCGCCCGTTGGGGAATGGGTGTCGATTTGCCGAATCACGTTTCGGCCAGCGGCGGCAAGTTTTATTTTGACGACGACCAACAGACACCCGACACGCATTTGGTGCACTATCGCTACGACGATGCAATGATCACTTGGGAGCATCGGTTGTGGACGAATCACGGTCAAGAAGGCCGCAGCGCCGCCGCCGGTTTTTACGGCGACAACGGCACGCTGATCGTCGATCGCGGCGGCTGGAAAGTCTACGATCAAAAAGACGCCCCCACCTCCGACACCAGCGACCAAGCGCGGACGCACCACGAAAACTTCATCCACTGCATCAAGACCCGCGAGACGCCGACCTCGGACATCGAGATCGGCCACATCACCAGCGCGATGTGCCACCTCGGCAACGTCGCCTACCGCATCGGCCGCGATATCCAATTCGACCCGGCAACAATGAGTTGCGGAAATGATAGCGAAGCGAACGCGCTGTTGGGGCGTGAGTATCGCAAGGAGTGGGATTTGCCGGTGGTGTAG
- a CDS encoding L,D-transpeptidase family protein — protein MKKKKRMRSLLGVTLLMGIGAAVIWQVDPLRMNGIPRFLANPDLEAITQTPPEADNESLAPHAASAPNQSASGEAAEPPLQQDFVFETEPEIVTEPESPQTDFDTVELFDSTPTELAAGETTEIGTDVFESDVFETQEIDVTPRARRASGGQVTSRDASIITVAGTEPAAQSTTTDSAISSEHLLEINQLIENGKELAAHKQLSAWYWNHPQDRPRFQEPMEQLARSIYFSPQPHYEEAYVVQSGDQLRKIAKQYKLSWQYLARLNQVNPRKIRVGQKLKIVNGPFDAVVDLSEYQLTILCRGQFVRQYSVGIGKDGTSPIGKFTVKDKLEDPVYYGPDGVIANDSPDNPLGERWIDIGDSFGIHGTIDPESIGKSESRGCIRMLNNDVAEVYDFLTVGSTVWIRR, from the coding sequence ATGAAAAAGAAAAAACGGATGCGCTCGCTGTTAGGTGTCACCTTGTTAATGGGGATCGGTGCCGCCGTGATTTGGCAGGTTGATCCGCTACGCATGAATGGCATCCCGAGGTTCCTAGCCAATCCCGACTTAGAGGCAATCACCCAAACACCCCCAGAGGCTGACAACGAGTCGCTCGCTCCGCACGCCGCTAGCGCTCCCAATCAATCCGCTTCCGGCGAAGCAGCTGAACCGCCGCTGCAGCAGGATTTCGTGTTCGAAACCGAACCCGAAATCGTGACGGAGCCCGAATCGCCGCAAACGGATTTTGATACCGTTGAATTGTTTGATTCCACGCCCACTGAGTTGGCTGCAGGCGAGACAACCGAGATTGGCACGGACGTTTTTGAGTCTGATGTGTTTGAGACTCAAGAAATCGACGTCACCCCCCGCGCCCGCAGGGCGAGCGGTGGGCAAGTGACATCGCGGGACGCCTCGATCATCACGGTGGCCGGAACCGAACCCGCTGCACAATCCACGACGACCGACAGTGCGATCTCGTCGGAACACCTTTTGGAAATCAACCAGCTCATCGAAAACGGTAAAGAGCTAGCCGCCCACAAACAGCTATCCGCTTGGTACTGGAACCATCCGCAGGACCGCCCGCGATTCCAAGAGCCGATGGAACAATTGGCCCGGTCGATCTATTTCTCTCCACAACCGCACTATGAAGAGGCATATGTTGTCCAATCGGGCGATCAGCTGCGCAAGATCGCCAAGCAATACAAACTCTCCTGGCAATATCTGGCGCGGCTCAATCAAGTGAATCCTCGCAAAATCCGCGTCGGTCAAAAGTTGAAGATCGTCAACGGCCCGTTCGATGCCGTCGTCGATCTCAGTGAATACCAACTCACCATTCTCTGCCGCGGACAATTCGTCCGGCAATACAGCGTCGGAATCGGCAAGGATGGCACTTCGCCGATTGGCAAATTTACCGTCAAGGACAAGCTCGAAGACCCGGTCTATTACGGTCCCGACGGCGTGATCGCCAACGACAGTCCTGACAATCCGCTCGGCGAACGCTGGATCGACATCGGCGACAGCTTCGGCATCCACGGCACGATCGATCCCGAATCGATCGGCAAAAGCGAATCCCGCGGCTGCATTCGCATGCTCAACAACGACGTCGCCGAGGTCTACGATTTTCTAACCGTCGGCTCAACCGTCTGGATCCGCCGCTAA
- a CDS encoding outer membrane protein assembly factor BamB family protein gives MRILGKTRLILAMVVLTGFWSTVTNGEENWPQFRGPGARGVSEETDLPTIWSATENVAWKQELAGRGWSSPVIWGDRVFLTTVVNEGDTEKPKKGLYFGGNRPTVPTTVHSWKVICLNLNTGKPMWESVAYKGLPKGPLHLKNSYASETPVTDGQRVYAYFGNLGIFCYDMEGNEVWSQPLPVTKTRYDWGSAASPVLHGDRLYFVNDNEEDSRLVALDKRTGDEIWNIKRDEKSNWATPYIWENELRTEIITPGTGKVRAYDLAGKPLYEFGGMSSITIATPYADSGLLYVSSGYVLDKKKPLFAIRPGATGDISLGKEETSNDYIAWCQKQAGPYNPSTIVYGDLLYVLLDRGFFACYDAQTGKQVYGKQRIPNGKNFTASPWAYEGKIFCLNEDGVTFVFRAGRDYELLRTNSLTDDTMCMATPAMAQGKLLIRTDSGIYCIEQAAKK, from the coding sequence ATGAGAATATTGGGCAAAACGCGTTTGATCCTTGCTATGGTGGTACTGACCGGTTTTTGGTCAACAGTTACAAACGGCGAGGAGAATTGGCCTCAATTCCGCGGTCCCGGTGCGCGAGGCGTTTCGGAGGAAACCGACCTGCCCACCATCTGGAGCGCCACAGAGAACGTCGCCTGGAAACAAGAATTGGCCGGCCGGGGATGGTCGTCCCCGGTAATTTGGGGCGATCGGGTTTTTCTGACCACGGTGGTCAACGAAGGAGACACCGAGAAGCCTAAAAAAGGGCTGTATTTCGGTGGCAATCGCCCCACCGTGCCGACGACCGTGCATAGCTGGAAGGTGATTTGCCTGAACCTCAACACCGGTAAGCCGATGTGGGAGTCCGTCGCCTACAAGGGGCTCCCGAAAGGCCCGCTGCATTTGAAGAACAGTTACGCCTCCGAAACGCCCGTCACTGACGGCCAGCGGGTGTATGCCTACTTCGGCAACCTGGGGATTTTTTGTTACGACATGGAAGGAAACGAAGTCTGGTCGCAACCGCTGCCGGTCACAAAAACCCGCTACGATTGGGGCAGCGCCGCTTCGCCGGTACTCCACGGCGACCGGTTATATTTCGTCAACGACAACGAAGAAGACTCGCGGCTCGTCGCACTCGATAAACGGACCGGTGACGAAATCTGGAACATAAAACGAGACGAGAAAAGCAACTGGGCGACGCCCTACATCTGGGAAAACGAACTCCGCACCGAAATCATCACGCCCGGCACGGGAAAAGTTCGCGCATATGATCTCGCCGGCAAGCCGCTCTATGAATTCGGCGGTATGTCGAGCATCACCATTGCTACGCCATATGCGGACTCCGGTTTGTTGTACGTCAGTTCGGGGTACGTGCTCGACAAAAAGAAGCCGCTGTTCGCGATTCGCCCGGGCGCCACAGGCGACATCAGCCTGGGCAAAGAAGAGACTAGCAACGACTACATCGCCTGGTGCCAAAAACAAGCCGGCCCCTACAATCCCTCGACGATTGTCTACGGCGACCTGTTGTACGTTTTATTGGATCGCGGTTTTTTTGCTTGCTATGACGCCCAAACCGGCAAACAGGTATATGGCAAGCAGCGGATCCCCAACGGCAAAAATTTCACCGCTTCGCCCTGGGCTTATGAAGGCAAGATCTTTTGCCTCAATGAAGATGGGGTCACATTCGTGTTCCGCGCGGGGCGGGACTACGAATTGTTGAGAACCAATTCGCTCACCGATGACACGATGTGTATGGCCACCCCGGCGATGGCCCAAGGCAAATTGTTGATCCGCACGGATAGCGGGATCTATTGCATCGAACAGGCGGCTAAGAAATAG
- a CDS encoding AAA family ATPase, protein MPESVALPEMKLSENDVQAIDDLRDLYGRLRTELGRVIVGQEETIERLSICLFARGHALLMGVPGLAKTLLVSKLAETMSLKFSRIQFTPDLMPMDITGTDILQDSEHGRREFQFVHGPVFANMVLADEINRAPPKTQAAMLEAMQEHKVTAVGKTFPLEQPFLVLATQNPVEQEGTYPLPEAQLDRFMFLIELDYPSEAEEVKIARTTTGDALPELEHLVHAAEIIAHQNLVRRVPVPDHIYTYAARLVRQTRPAGDSAPEWLKPLVAWGAGPRAVQNLILAAKARAALMGSYMVRLEDIQEVAAPVLTHRVITTFAAQAEGISAKEIVRRLIEETSTDE, encoded by the coding sequence ATGCCGGAATCTGTAGCGCTGCCGGAAATGAAGCTTTCGGAAAACGATGTCCAGGCGATTGACGATCTGCGCGACCTTTATGGTCGGCTCCGCACGGAGTTGGGGCGCGTCATCGTTGGTCAGGAAGAAACGATCGAACGCTTGTCGATCTGCCTGTTCGCCCGCGGGCATGCTCTGTTGATGGGGGTGCCGGGGCTGGCCAAAACGCTCTTGGTGAGCAAGTTGGCCGAAACCATGTCGCTGAAATTCAGCCGAATTCAGTTTACTCCCGACCTGATGCCGATGGACATCACCGGGACGGATATTCTGCAGGATAGCGAGCACGGGCGGCGAGAATTTCAGTTCGTGCACGGCCCGGTCTTCGCCAATATGGTGTTAGCCGACGAAATCAACCGCGCTCCTCCCAAGACCCAAGCGGCGATGCTCGAAGCGATGCAAGAGCATAAAGTGACCGCTGTCGGAAAAACGTTTCCGCTGGAACAACCATTCCTGGTGCTAGCGACGCAGAATCCGGTCGAGCAGGAAGGAACCTATCCGTTGCCTGAAGCGCAATTGGATCGGTTTATGTTCTTGATCGAACTCGATTATCCCTCCGAAGCCGAGGAAGTGAAAATCGCCCGGACCACAACCGGCGATGCGTTGCCGGAATTGGAACACTTGGTGCATGCGGCGGAGATCATCGCCCATCAAAATCTAGTACGCCGCGTTCCGGTGCCCGATCATATCTATACGTACGCCGCGCGATTGGTGCGGCAGACGCGACCAGCCGGCGACTCCGCACCCGAATGGCTGAAGCCGCTGGTGGCCTGGGGAGCCGGTCCGCGGGCGGTGCAAAATCTGATTCTGGCTGCCAAAGCGCGGGCGGCATTGATGGGTAGTTACATGGTGCGGCTGGAAGATATTCAGGAAGTCGCCGCTCCGGTATTAACGCACCGGGTGATCACGACGTTTGCTGCGCAAGCGGAGGGCATCAGCGCGAAGGAAATCGTGCGGCGTCTGATTGAGGAAACCAGCACTGACGAATAA